One region of Candidatus Epulonipiscium sp. genomic DNA includes:
- a CDS encoding YdiU family protein, whose protein sequence is MGTSTVIQTGWNFDNSYSNLPKSFFTIVDPTPVSDPKLIVFNDSLADFLGLNSMELKSRYGAEVFAGNEIPKGALPLAEAYGGHQFGYFTMLGDGRAILIGEQITPQGERFDIQLKGSGRTPYSRRGDGRAVLGPMLREFIISEAMYGLGIPTTRSLAVVITGEKVYRETNLPGAILTRVASSHIRVGTFQYASRLLGIRDVKHLADYTLNRHYKDILSSDEPYLLLLREVIKRQASLIAKWMLVGFVHGVMNTDNMAISGETIDYGPCAFIDIYNPDTVFSSIDTRGRYAYGKQPDIAAWNLARFAETLLPLLHDNEDKAIKIAEDEIYNFNKLYHQNLITGMRAKLGIFNKESEDETLVKDFLNLMHKHKSDYTNTFLALTFNKKYDLSLVDTIEFIQWYQRWQARLKRQEQSKEKVHQLMKNSNPAIIPRNHRVEEALDAAQDENYDVMNKLLKALSDPYAHSLEQTEYSIIPDTKNCSYRTFCGT, encoded by the coding sequence ATGGGAACTAGTACAGTAATTCAAACGGGATGGAATTTTGATAATAGTTATTCTAATCTCCCCAAATCATTTTTTACAATTGTAGATCCGACTCCGGTTTCCGATCCTAAACTAATAGTTTTTAATGATTCTTTGGCAGATTTTCTTGGTCTAAATTCTATGGAACTAAAAAGCAGATATGGGGCAGAAGTATTTGCTGGCAATGAAATCCCCAAAGGAGCATTGCCCTTAGCAGAAGCCTATGGGGGGCATCAATTTGGATACTTTACTATGTTAGGGGACGGAAGAGCTATACTAATCGGTGAACAGATAACTCCTCAAGGGGAGAGATTCGATATTCAGCTAAAGGGTTCTGGGAGGACCCCCTATTCTAGGAGAGGTGATGGGCGAGCGGTTCTTGGACCTATGCTAAGAGAATTTATAATTAGTGAAGCAATGTATGGCCTTGGTATACCTACTACTCGGAGTTTGGCTGTAGTAATAACCGGTGAAAAGGTATATAGGGAAACAAATCTACCCGGAGCAATTTTAACACGGGTTGCTTCTAGTCACATAAGAGTCGGCACATTTCAATATGCTTCAAGACTTCTAGGTATAAGAGATGTTAAGCATCTTGCTGACTATACCTTAAACAGGCATTATAAAGATATATTATCTAGTGATGAACCGTATCTTTTATTACTTAGAGAAGTAATAAAACGACAGGCTTCCTTAATAGCTAAATGGATGCTAGTAGGTTTTGTCCATGGAGTGATGAATACGGACAACATGGCTATAAGTGGTGAAACCATTGATTACGGTCCCTGTGCCTTTATAGATATTTACAACCCAGATACTGTCTTTAGTTCTATTGATACCCGCGGTCGCTATGCATATGGCAAACAACCCGATATTGCTGCATGGAATCTTGCTAGATTTGCAGAAACCCTATTGCCCTTACTTCATGATAACGAGGATAAGGCCATAAAGATAGCAGAAGATGAAATTTATAATTTTAATAAGCTATACCATCAAAATCTGATTACTGGAATGAGGGCAAAGTTAGGAATATTTAATAAAGAATCAGAAGATGAAACTTTAGTTAAAGATTTTTTAAATTTAATGCATAAACACAAATCAGATTATACCAATACATTTCTTGCATTAACTTTTAATAAGAAATATGATCTTAGTCTAGTTGATACCATAGAATTTATCCAGTGGTATCAACGTTGGCAGGCTAGATTAAAAAGGCAGGAGCAATCGAAAGAGAAAGTGCATCAGTTGATGAAAAATAGTAACCCTGCGATAATTCCGCGTAATCATAGGGTAGAAGAGGCTTTAGATGCAGCACAAGATGAGAATTATGATGTAATGAATAAATTACTTAAGGCTTTATCAGATCCTTATGCCCATTCCTTAGAGCAAACAGAGTATTCCATAATACCTGATACAAAAAATTGCTCCTATAGAACCTTTTGTGGTACTTAA